A window of the Mucilaginibacter sp. cycad4 genome harbors these coding sequences:
- a CDS encoding acyl-CoA carboxylase subunit beta, whose translation MQGGGPVRIESQHKKGKLTARERLHFLLDEGSFQEIGMLVTHRSIDFGMEKEKYPGDGVVTGYGTINGRLTYVFSQDFTVFGGSLSETHAEKICKIMDLALKNGAPLIGLNDSGGARIQEGVVSLGGYADIFYRNTMASGVIPQISAIMGPCAGGAVYSPAITDFILMVEHTSYMFVTGPNVVKTVTHEVVTSEELGGANTHAGKSGVTHFACANEIAAIQHIKSLLSYMPQNCEDKAPAVPYENGDELRPELNTILPSIASQPYDIREVIDHIIDKASFLEVHKDFAENIVVGFARLAGRSIGIVANQPAFLAGVLDIHSSTKAARFVRFCDCFNIPLLVFEDVPGFLPGTDQEWNAIITNGAKLLYAFCEATVPRVTVITRKAYGGAYDVMNSKHIGADLNFAWPSAEIAVMGAKGAAEIIFKREIMKAEDHEAKWLEMEQLYSDTFANPYRAAERGFIDEVIEPAETRIKLIAAFTMLENKVVNNPRKKHGNIPL comes from the coding sequence ATGCAGGGCGGAGGCCCGGTACGTATTGAAAGTCAGCATAAAAAAGGGAAATTAACGGCACGTGAGCGTTTGCATTTTTTATTGGATGAAGGCTCGTTCCAGGAGATAGGAATGCTGGTTACCCACCGCTCCATTGATTTTGGCATGGAGAAAGAAAAATATCCCGGCGATGGTGTTGTTACAGGTTATGGCACCATAAACGGCCGGCTCACTTATGTATTTTCACAGGATTTTACCGTTTTTGGCGGCTCACTTTCCGAAACCCATGCCGAAAAGATCTGCAAGATCATGGATCTCGCCCTTAAGAACGGCGCCCCGCTTATCGGCCTCAACGACTCGGGCGGTGCACGCATCCAGGAAGGCGTGGTATCCCTTGGCGGTTATGCCGATATTTTTTACCGCAATACCATGGCATCGGGCGTTATCCCGCAAATCTCGGCCATTATGGGGCCATGTGCCGGCGGTGCCGTTTACTCGCCCGCCATTACCGACTTTATTTTAATGGTTGAGCATACCTCATACATGTTTGTTACCGGGCCCAACGTAGTAAAAACGGTTACTCATGAAGTGGTAACCTCCGAAGAGCTGGGCGGCGCTAACACCCACGCCGGCAAATCGGGCGTTACCCATTTTGCCTGTGCCAATGAAATAGCGGCCATTCAGCATATCAAAAGCCTGCTAAGCTATATGCCTCAAAATTGTGAGGATAAAGCTCCCGCAGTTCCATACGAAAACGGCGACGAGCTGAGGCCCGAGCTAAACACCATTCTGCCGTCCATTGCATCGCAACCGTATGATATCCGCGAGGTTATTGATCATATTATTGACAAAGCTTCCTTTTTGGAAGTCCACAAAGATTTTGCCGAAAACATTGTGGTTGGTTTTGCACGCCTGGCAGGCCGCAGTATTGGCATAGTTGCCAATCAGCCTGCTTTTTTGGCCGGAGTATTGGATATTCATTCATCAACCAAAGCTGCCCGCTTTGTGCGTTTTTGCGATTGCTTTAATATTCCGCTGTTGGTGTTTGAAGATGTCCCCGGATTTTTGCCGGGAACCGACCAGGAATGGAATGCCATCATCACCAATGGCGCTAAACTATTGTATGCTTTTTGTGAGGCCACCGTTCCGCGCGTTACGGTGATCACCCGCAAGGCATATGGCGGTGCCTATGATGTGATGAACTCCAAACACATCGGGGCCGACCTTAATTTTGCCTGGCCTTCGGCCGAAATTGCGGTGATGGGCGCCAAAGGTGCTGCCGAGATCATTTTTAAGCGCGAGATCATGAAGGCCGAAGACCATGAAGCCAAATGGCTGGAGATGGAACAACTGTATTCCGATACCTTTGCCAACCCCTATCGCGCTGCCGAACGTGGCTTTATCGATGAAGTAATTGAACCCGCTGAAACCCGCATTAAACTGATTGCAGCATTTACAATGCTGGAAAATAAAGTAGTGAACAACCCGAGGAAAAAGCACGGGAATATCCCATTGTGA
- a CDS encoding SulP family inorganic anion transporter, translated as MQIKQGEAAMGNLNLKKYFLPKNLKRDIPSSVVVFLVALPLCLGIALASGAPLFSGVLTGIIGGIVVGTLSGSQLSVAGPAAGLTVIVLNAITSLGAYETFLLALVLAGVFQIILGIVKAGTIANYFPSSVIEGMLAAIGIILIMKQFPHAVGYDADFEGDEGFRQIDDHNTFSGITRAFARINYGAVIISVVSLAFMIYWPKFKKLAIVPAPLLVVLAGIGLSLAFNGTSFALLDKQFVRIPLVNSSAEFFALFKSADFSQLGNKQVWITAFTIAVVASLETLLSLEAVDKIDPIKRISPTNRELLAQGTANIVSGMLGGLPMTAVIVRSSANVNAGARTKMSAIIHGIWLLVALLAIPSLINHIPLSCLAAILLMTGYKLARISLFKHMWHQGLSQFIPFVVTIVAVVMTDLLIGVGIGMLVGIFYILRTNLRNPYFYHIEKNGSKKVIKIKLAEEVSFLNKAAIQVTLTSLPQGAEVVIDGSNSRYIDPDVLEIIHNYKHNAYTKGIIVQLNEVKEKYDVPPLKELVYNPN; from the coding sequence ATGCAAATCAAGCAAGGTGAGGCTGCTATGGGCAATCTCAACCTAAAAAAATATTTTCTGCCAAAAAATTTAAAAAGGGATATTCCTTCAAGTGTCGTTGTTTTCCTGGTGGCTTTGCCGCTGTGTTTAGGTATAGCGCTGGCATCAGGCGCGCCGCTTTTTTCAGGCGTATTAACAGGTATTATTGGCGGGATAGTAGTAGGCACACTTAGCGGCTCGCAATTAAGTGTGGCCGGGCCTGCAGCCGGATTAACAGTAATTGTGCTAAATGCCATTACCTCACTTGGCGCTTATGAAACCTTTTTATTAGCACTTGTACTGGCCGGTGTTTTTCAGATCATATTAGGTATTGTAAAAGCCGGTACTATAGCCAACTACTTTCCATCATCGGTTATTGAAGGCATGCTGGCAGCGATAGGTATTATTTTGATCATGAAGCAGTTTCCGCACGCGGTTGGCTATGATGCCGATTTTGAGGGCGATGAGGGCTTTAGACAAATTGATGATCATAATACTTTTTCGGGTATAACCCGTGCCTTTGCCCGGATCAACTACGGCGCAGTGATCATTAGCGTGGTGTCCCTGGCATTCATGATCTACTGGCCTAAGTTTAAAAAGCTGGCTATTGTTCCGGCACCTTTGCTGGTGGTATTGGCCGGTATTGGCTTAAGCCTCGCCTTTAACGGCACAAGCTTCGCCTTGCTTGATAAGCAGTTTGTACGCATACCGCTGGTAAACAGCAGTGCCGAATTTTTTGCGCTGTTTAAATCGGCCGATTTTAGCCAGTTAGGCAACAAGCAGGTTTGGATAACGGCTTTCACCATTGCAGTGGTTGCCAGTTTGGAAACATTGCTGAGCCTGGAGGCTGTAGATAAAATAGATCCTATCAAACGTATTTCGCCCACCAACCGCGAACTGCTTGCGCAGGGAACGGCCAATATTGTAAGTGGTATGCTTGGCGGCTTACCCATGACGGCGGTAATTGTGCGTTCATCGGCCAACGTAAATGCCGGTGCGCGTACCAAAATGAGCGCTATCATACATGGTATATGGTTATTGGTTGCTTTATTGGCCATACCGTCTTTAATTAACCATATCCCGCTGTCGTGTTTGGCAGCGATCCTGCTCATGACTGGGTATAAACTGGCCCGGATAAGTCTTTTCAAGCACATGTGGCACCAGGGCTTGAGCCAGTTTATCCCTTTCGTGGTTACCATTGTGGCCGTTGTTATGACCGACCTGCTTATTGGTGTGGGTATAGGTATGCTGGTGGGGATCTTTTATATTCTGCGTACCAACCTGCGTAATCCCTACTTCTATCACATTGAAAAAAATGGCAGCAAAAAAGTTATTAAGATTAAGCTGGCCGAGGAAGTATCCTTCCTGAACAAGGCTGCCATACAGGTAACGCTTACCAGCTTACCGCAAGGCGCCGAAGTGGTAATTGACGGATCGAACTCAAGGTACATCGATCCGGATGTACTGGAGATTATCCACAATTACAAGCACAATGCCTACACCAAGGGCATTATTGTGCAACTGAACGAAGTAAAGGAGAAGTATGACGTACCTCCTTTAAAAGAACTGGTTTATAACCCTAACTAA
- the can gene encoding carbonate dehydratase: MSTEKTNGKAVIDTNNLKLAQSSSYNTLIKNNAAWVERKLAEDGEFFKNLAKGQSPEVLWIGCSDSRVPANEVTGTKPGEVFVHRNIANVCVHSDMNMLSVLDYAVNVLKVKHVIVAGHYGCGGVAAALSNKQFGLIDNWLRHIKDVYRLHSHELDRITDNTTKVNRLVELNVTEQVYNLCKTTIIQNAWMERHDLEVHGWVIDLASGLVKDLKVSSSSPHNLGYVYELDGVEAVAAH, translated from the coding sequence ATGTCAACAGAAAAAACAAACGGCAAAGCCGTAATAGATACCAACAACCTTAAACTTGCACAATCAAGCAGCTATAATACTTTAATTAAAAATAACGCCGCCTGGGTTGAGCGTAAACTGGCCGAGGATGGCGAGTTTTTCAAAAACCTGGCCAAAGGTCAAAGCCCCGAAGTGCTGTGGATAGGCTGCTCAGACAGCCGCGTACCGGCCAACGAGGTGACAGGCACCAAACCCGGCGAAGTGTTTGTGCACCGCAATATTGCCAATGTATGCGTACACTCAGACATGAACATGCTGAGCGTGCTTGACTATGCAGTGAATGTGCTTAAAGTAAAACACGTTATTGTTGCCGGCCATTACGGCTGCGGCGGCGTAGCGGCGGCTTTAAGCAACAAGCAATTTGGTTTAATTGATAACTGGCTGCGTCATATTAAAGATGTGTACCGCCTGCACAGCCATGAGCTTGACCGTATTACCGACAATACTACTAAAGTTAACCGCCTGGTTGAGCTGAATGTTACCGAGCAGGTTTATAACCTGTGCAAAACCACCATCATCCAAAACGCCTGGATGGAACGTCATGACCTTGAGGTGCACGGTTGGGTTATAGACCTGGCCAGCGGCCTGGTTAAAGACCTGAAAGTATCCAGCAGCAGTCCGCATAATTTAGGTTATGTATATGAGCTTGACGGTGTTGAGGCAGTGGCAGCGCATTAA
- a CDS encoding YoaK family protein: MLKAIKEQRTLKENLMLASSTAFVAGVTNVAGMLAFLAFTSNITGHVANLAKHIIEQNYRQMIIFLVWLMMFFAGAFVSSFIVRSFEDKSRWRANSTPMVIEAVILLAVAIYGHNFYRETQLEREIVISAILFSMGLQNSLVSNISGGLIKSSHLTGLFTDLGSEVAEWFHPRTKNTEAAGNKLLIRFTVLGFYLFGALAGGYFFNLYEFAIFYFIPVILLTIMYYDVSPLALHKLSRMFAWGRKRQTAS, encoded by the coding sequence ATGCTCAAAGCAATAAAAGAACAACGTACCCTTAAAGAAAACCTGATGCTGGCCTCATCAACGGCATTTGTAGCAGGCGTTACCAATGTGGCGGGCATGCTGGCTTTTTTGGCTTTTACCTCAAATATTACCGGGCATGTGGCTAATCTCGCCAAGCACATTATTGAGCAAAACTATCGCCAGATGATCATCTTTTTAGTTTGGCTGATGATGTTCTTTGCGGGGGCATTTGTATCCAGCTTTATTGTACGTTCATTTGAGGATAAAAGCAGGTGGCGGGCAAACTCTACCCCAATGGTGATTGAAGCTGTCATTTTACTGGCGGTTGCCATTTACGGGCATAATTTTTACCGGGAAACGCAGCTGGAACGCGAAATTGTGATCAGCGCTATTTTGTTTTCGATGGGATTGCAAAACAGCCTGGTTTCTAATATCTCGGGCGGACTGATCAAATCGAGCCATTTAACGGGTTTATTTACCGACCTGGGCAGCGAAGTGGCCGAATGGTTCCATCCGCGTACCAAAAATACCGAAGCCGCCGGTAATAAACTACTGATCAGGTTTACAGTGCTTGGTTTTTACCTGTTTGGTGCACTGGCAGGCGGATATTTTTTTAACCTGTATGAGTTTGCCATATTTTATTTTATCCCGGTTATTTTGCTAACCATTATGTATTATGACGTTTCGCCGCTTGCTTTGCATAAACTTAGCCGTATGTTTGCATGGGGCAGGAAACGTCAAACCGCATCTTAA
- the can gene encoding carbonate dehydratase, whose translation MCAQIHDTSHITYEGLLEGNKKFIEGALAEDPQYFDKLANGQKPPILWIGCADSRVPANQITNTAPGEIFVHRNIANMVIHSDMNMLSVLDYAVNVLKVKHVIVTGHYGCGGVNAAMSNTQFGLIDNWLRHIKDVYRLHADELDAIENETERSNRLVELNVIENVYNLCKTSIVQNAWAQGQELAVHGWVYSLSTGLINDMKVSTYDNANMDNVFKFK comes from the coding sequence ATGTGTGCTCAAATTCATGATACCAGTCATATTACCTACGAGGGCTTACTGGAAGGAAACAAAAAATTTATTGAAGGTGCTTTGGCCGAAGACCCTCAATATTTTGATAAACTGGCTAACGGGCAAAAGCCCCCTATACTTTGGATAGGTTGCGCCGACAGCCGCGTACCTGCCAACCAGATCACCAATACCGCCCCGGGCGAGATCTTTGTACACCGTAACATTGCCAATATGGTTATCCACTCGGACATGAACATGCTGAGTGTGCTCGATTACGCTGTGAACGTATTGAAAGTAAAACATGTGATAGTGACCGGCCACTATGGCTGCGGCGGTGTTAATGCGGCCATGAGCAACACCCAGTTTGGCCTGATAGATAACTGGCTGCGCCATATTAAAGATGTTTACCGCTTACATGCCGATGAGCTCGACGCCATTGAGAACGAAACCGAACGCAGTAACCGCCTGGTTGAGCTTAACGTGATTGAGAATGTATATAACCTCTGCAAAACATCCATTGTGCAAAATGCCTGGGCGCAGGGACAGGAACTTGCCGTACACGGCTGGGTTTACAGCCTCAGCACCGGCCTGATTAACGATATGAAGGTAAGCACTTATGACAATGCCAATATGGATAATGTGTTTAAGTTCAAGTAA
- the pruA gene encoding L-glutamate gamma-semialdehyde dehydrogenase translates to MLKGFFNVPAPVNEPVLNYGPRSLERVALKAALEAGRAQQLDIPMYIGGKEVRTGTKLEIRPPHDHKHLLATFSEGDASHVTAAIDAALAAKADWENLAWEQRAAIFLKAAELIAGPYRAEINAATMLGQSKNAYQAEIDSACELIDFLRFNVEYMTEIYKQQPPVSGKGVWNRVEQRPLEGFVFALTPFNFTAIAGNLPASAAMMGNVVVWKPAYPQIYAANVIMKIFKEAGVPDGVINLIYVDGPVAGEVIFNHPDFAGIHFTGSTKVFQNIWQTIGTNIHKYKTYPRIVGETGGKDFVLAHPSANADVVSTALVRGAFEYQGQKCSAASRAYIPASLWPAVKANMQRDITSFKIGPVEDFENFINAVITEVSFDKLAKYIDAAKTDESVEIVAGGNYDKSKGWFIEPTVLKVEDPYYVTMCEELFGPVLTVYVYEDDKFDEILEVVDKTSIYALTGSIISQDRYAIEKATTRLRNAAGNFYINDKPTGAVVGQQPFGGARGSGTNDKAGSMINLLRWVSPRTIKETFDPPKDYRYPFLAKEV, encoded by the coding sequence ATGCTTAAAGGATTTTTTAATGTTCCGGCACCGGTGAATGAGCCCGTTTTAAATTACGGTCCGCGGAGTTTGGAGCGTGTGGCGCTTAAGGCAGCTTTAGAAGCCGGCCGTGCCCAACAATTAGATATACCTATGTACATTGGCGGCAAGGAAGTACGTACCGGCACTAAGCTGGAGATCCGTCCGCCGCATGATCATAAACATTTGCTGGCTACCTTCAGCGAAGGTGATGCAAGCCACGTTACCGCCGCTATTGATGCTGCCCTTGCAGCCAAAGCCGACTGGGAAAACCTGGCCTGGGAACAACGCGCCGCCATATTCCTGAAAGCTGCCGAACTGATTGCCGGGCCATACCGTGCCGAGATCAATGCAGCAACGATGCTTGGCCAGTCGAAAAACGCTTACCAGGCCGAGATCGATTCGGCATGTGAGCTGATCGACTTCCTGCGTTTCAACGTAGAATACATGACCGAGATTTACAAACAACAGCCGCCTGTATCAGGCAAAGGTGTTTGGAACCGGGTGGAGCAACGCCCGCTGGAAGGTTTTGTATTTGCATTAACGCCGTTCAACTTTACTGCTATTGCCGGCAACCTGCCTGCATCAGCAGCCATGATGGGTAACGTGGTAGTTTGGAAACCTGCCTATCCGCAAATCTATGCTGCCAATGTGATCATGAAGATCTTTAAAGAAGCCGGTGTACCTGATGGCGTCATCAACCTCATCTACGTTGATGGCCCGGTTGCAGGCGAGGTGATCTTTAACCATCCCGATTTTGCCGGGATCCACTTTACCGGTTCAACCAAAGTATTCCAGAACATCTGGCAAACTATCGGCACCAATATCCACAAATACAAAACCTACCCGCGCATTGTGGGCGAAACCGGTGGTAAAGACTTTGTACTTGCCCACCCAAGTGCTAATGCCGATGTAGTGAGCACCGCTCTTGTTCGCGGCGCGTTTGAGTACCAGGGACAAAAATGTTCGGCTGCATCAAGGGCTTATATCCCCGCTTCATTATGGCCGGCGGTAAAAGCAAACATGCAGCGTGACATTACTTCTTTTAAAATTGGTCCGGTAGAGGATTTTGAAAACTTCATCAATGCCGTGATCACCGAAGTATCGTTTGATAAACTGGCCAAATACATCGACGCCGCCAAAACCGACGAGAGCGTTGAGATTGTTGCCGGCGGCAACTACGATAAAAGCAAAGGCTGGTTCATTGAGCCAACCGTGTTAAAAGTTGAAGACCCATATTATGTAACCATGTGCGAGGAGCTTTTTGGCCCCGTATTAACCGTTTACGTTTACGAAGACGATAAATTTGATGAGATCCTTGAGGTTGTAGACAAAACATCTATCTACGCGCTTACAGGCTCAATCATCTCGCAGGACAGGTATGCTATTGAAAAAGCTACCACCCGTTTACGCAACGCGGCAGGTAACTTCTATATTAATGATAAGCCTACAGGTGCGGTAGTTGGTCAGCAGCCATTTGGCGGCGCCAGGGGATCGGGCACTAACGATAAAGCCGGATCGATGATCAACCTGCTTCGCTGGGTATCGCCACGCACCATCAAAGAAACCTTTGATCCGCCGAAGGATTACAGGTATCCTTTTTTGGCAAAGGAAGTATAG
- a CDS encoding DUF1801 domain-containing protein, whose product MLTPIDSFYLTKDEPNKGCLLALRDIVLAFDPDITAEWKYNMPFFYYKGKMFCYLWVHSKKQWPFLGMVEGKHLHHPELTFEDRARIKIMVFNPEEDLPVDTIRFILNEAIDLYRSGLIKLPKKKR is encoded by the coding sequence ATGCTTACCCCAATAGATTCCTTCTACCTCACCAAAGATGAGCCCAATAAAGGCTGCTTGTTGGCTTTGCGCGATATTGTTTTGGCGTTCGATCCTGATATCACCGCCGAGTGGAAATACAACATGCCGTTCTTTTATTATAAAGGCAAAATGTTTTGCTACCTGTGGGTGCACTCCAAAAAACAATGGCCATTTTTAGGTATGGTTGAAGGGAAACACCTGCACCATCCCGAACTAACGTTTGAAGACCGTGCCCGTATCAAGATCATGGTTTTTAATCCTGAAGAGGATTTGCCGGTTGATACTATCCGGTTTATTTTGAATGAAGCTATTGATCTGTACAGGTCGGGGTTGATCAAGCTGCCAAAGAAGAAACGGTAG
- a CDS encoding MmcQ/YjbR family DNA-binding protein: MTIETLQSICHKLPGVTEDIKLDEHLCFNVGGKSFLFTHPDGVPPSASFKVTAEDFEEIISKEGLEPQPYIARYKWVLARDISSLSEKEWEHYIRQSYRLIADKLPGKVKKELGLL; encoded by the coding sequence ATGACCATCGAAACCCTTCAATCCATTTGCCATAAGCTACCCGGCGTAACCGAAGATATTAAACTGGACGAACACCTGTGCTTTAATGTTGGCGGTAAATCATTCCTGTTTACCCATCCCGATGGTGTACCGCCATCGGCCTCGTTTAAAGTGACTGCCGAAGATTTTGAAGAGATCATTTCCAAAGAAGGTTTGGAACCTCAGCCTTATATAGCCCGGTATAAATGGGTACTTGCGCGTGATATCAGTAGTTTGAGTGAAAAGGAATGGGAGCATTATATCAGGCAATCGTACCGGCTTATCGCTGATAAGCTACCAGGTAAGGTTAAAAAGGAATTGGGTTTGTTATAG
- a CDS encoding VOC family protein, with the protein MIKLKLLVIRTADMQKLVDFYQLLGVSFEYHKHGNSPYHYSATIDEMVIEIYPLTKTQTEADKNLRLGFELDDFDTVIELLKKAEVLFASEPTQTDFGFMVVVVDPDGRRMELYKKW; encoded by the coding sequence ATGATCAAACTTAAACTATTGGTTATAAGAACTGCCGATATGCAGAAGCTGGTTGATTTTTATCAGCTACTTGGTGTTAGCTTTGAATATCATAAACATGGAAATTCCCCTTATCATTATTCTGCCACTATTGATGAAATGGTGATTGAGATATATCCGCTTACAAAAACTCAAACTGAGGCTGATAAAAATCTTCGCTTAGGTTTTGAGTTAGATGATTTTGATACGGTAATTGAATTATTAAAGAAAGCAGAAGTGTTGTTCGCGTCTGAACCTACACAAACTGATTTTGGTTTTATGGTAGTAGTTGTTGATCCGGATGGCAGAAGGATGGAGTTGTATAAGAAATGGTAA